The following is a genomic window from Aeromonas sp. FDAARGOS 1405.
GGTAGTGAGTGAAAAAGCCAAAAAGAGGGTAGGGAACGGCTGTCATTTAGGGTGTCAGTCTCTATAATTCGCCGGTTTCCGCTGCGCGCAGAGGCGCTGGCGGGTGTTGACATTGTGGTTCACCCCGATATGGCTCCTGTGCCGGCGGTGTTCACTTCATCAAGAGGAGAGGGTGTGAAGAAGAAGTCCATCTATATCGCCTACACAGGCGGCACCATTGGGATGCAGCGTTCCGAGCACGGCTACGTGCCGATGGCTGGATTTATGGAAGACTGTCTGGCGCGGATGCCCGAGTTCCACCGCCCCGAGATGCCGGATTACCATATCCACGAATATGCGCCCCTCATTGACTCTTCCGACATGACCCCGGCGGACTGGCAGCGTATCGCTGAAGATATTCGCGACAACTACGACAAGTACGATGGCTTTGTGATCCTGCACGGCACCGACACCATGTCGTTCACCGCCTCGGCGCTCTCCTTCATGCTCGAAGATCTGCACAAACCGGTCATCATTACCGGCTCCCAGATCCCGCTCGCCGAGCTGCGATCCGACGGTCAGCAGAACCTGCTCAACGCCCTCTATATTGCGGCCAACTACCCGATCCACGAGGTGACGCTGTTCTTTAACAACCAGCTCTATCGCGGCAACCGCAGCAAGAAGGTGCACGCCGACGGCTTCCACGCCTTCGACTCCCCCAACTATCCGCCGCTGCTCAATGCCGGGATCGCCATCTCGCTGGAGGCGGGCGAACTGGGTGTGCCGTCCGAGCGGCCGCTGGTACTGCACGACATCACCCCTCAGCCCATTGGCGTGGTGACCCTCTATCCGGGGATCTCCAGCGAGGTGATCGCCAATATCCTGCAACAGCCGGTGAAGGCGCTGATCCTGCTGTCGTTTGGAGTGGGCAATGCGCCGCAGAATCCGGCCATGCTGGCACTGCTCTCCGAGGCCTCGGCCCGCGGCGTCATCATCGTCAACCTGAGCCAGTGCCTGCACGGCAAGGTCAATATGGGTGGCTACGCCACTGGCAATGCCCTGTCGCGGGCCGGGGTCATTTCGGGCTTTGACATGACCGCCGAGGCAGCACTCACCAAGCTCCATTTCCTGCTGAGCCAGAACTTGCCTTCCCACCGCATTCGCGAGTTGATGCAGCAGTCCCTGCGTGGGGAGCTGACTCCCTGAGAAACTGTCCACGATCTTACTGCGAAGCCGCGATCAAGGCTCATGTGCTGCTCGCGTGTTTGTGAACCAGAGGCTCACGTATATCTATACGCTCCGCTTCCTGCGCTTGCTCTTCACCTTGCTGACGTCTTCTCGCTACAGGTCGTGAACAGCTTCTGACCTCCCCACCATGGGGAGAGTGGAAAAAGAGGGGAGCCATTATGGCTCCCCTCTCTGTTGTGGCCGCTGCGAGCGGCCTACCGGGTCAGGTTCAATGGTTAAGGTCGACCCGCACTATCTCTTCCTCATCGCGATACTGACGCTTGAGCTCGCTCTTGCTCTTCATCACGATCTCGCCATCACGACCGATATTCATGTGCTCCGGATTGTCGAGATGCATCGCCTGCCAGGCCATCACGGCTTGCAGGGAGGTGGCCTTCTGCTCGTCGGTGAGGGGCTTGCCATCGGGCCACTTGCCCAGCTCGACTGCGGTTTTGAGCCGCTCGTACACCTCTTGTGGCATCTGCCTGATTGCTTGCAAAAACTCACCCTGTTGAAACGACATCCGGCCTCTCCTTGAACTATTGAGCTATAAGCTGCGGGATCTGACGGGCAGATCCTGACGGGCTATGCAGGCAGATCCTGGCGGACTACGCCAGCCATCTGTTCCATCACCCGCACTACCTGACAACTGTACCCGAACTCGTTGTCATACCATACGTAGAGCACGCAGTGATCCCCCTCGGCGATGGTCGCCTGGGAGTCGACGATGCCCGCATAACGGGAACCCACCATGTCGGAGGAGACCAGCTCGGTGCTGGCACTGAAGTCGATCTGGCGATGGAGGGCCGAGCTTAGCGCCATCTGCTGCAGATAAGCGTTGAGGCTCTCCCGATCAGTGGCCTGCTCCAGCGACAGATTGATGATGGCCAGCGACACGTTGGGAGTCGGTACCCGGATGGCGTTGCCGGTCAGCTTGCCCTTGAGTTCGGGCAGCGCCTTGGCCACCGCCTTGGCGGCGCCGGTGCTGGTCATCACCATATTGAGGGCCGCGCTGCGACCGCGGCGCTCGCCTTTGTGGTAGTTGTCGATGAGGTTCTGATCGTTGGTGTAGGAGTGGACCGTCTCCACGTGGCCGTGGCGGATGCCGTACTTGTCCTGCATCACCTTGAGCACCGGGGTGATGGCGTTGGTGGTGCAGGAGGCGGAGGAGATGATCCTGTCACCCGGGCCTATCACCTCATGGTTGACCCCGAACACCACGTTTTTCATCTCCCCCTTGCCGGGAGCTGTCAGCAGCACCTTGCCGGCACCGCGCGCTTTCAGGTGCTCGGAGAGGCCTGCTTCGTCACGCCAGACGCCGGTGTTGTCGACGATCAGCGCATCGTGAATGCCGTAGGCGGTGTAGTCGATGTCGGCCGGGCTATTGGCGTAGATCACCTGAATGAAGGTGCCGTTGGCGATGATGGCGCTGCGCTCCACATCCACCTCGATGGAGCCGTTGAAGGGACCGTGCACCGAGTCGCGGCGCAGCAGGCTGGCACGTTTCTCCAGATCCCCGTC
Proteins encoded in this region:
- a CDS encoding glyceraldehyde-3-phosphate dehydrogenase; its protein translation is MTHEHYLQAWQESQELAEAMQPLIGRLYRQQGVEITLYGRPLQNASTIDILKAHRVVRRHQGAPLPIQQSFPLLQAIVALKPTAAEVDLGKLAVGYWQDHQDEAGIEDYLQARLAPALGRSQMPQPTDVVLYGFGRIGRLLARLLIERTGAANPLRLRAIVVRGGRDGDLEKRASLLRRDSVHGPFNGSIEVDVERSAIIANGTFIQVIYANSPADIDYTAYGIHDALIVDNTGVWRDEAGLSEHLKARGAGKVLLTAPGKGEMKNVVFGVNHEVIGPGDRIISSASCTTNAITPVLKVMQDKYGIRHGHVETVHSYTNDQNLIDNYHKGERRGRSAALNMVMTSTGAAKAVAKALPELKGKLTGNAIRVPTPNVSLAIINLSLEQATDRESLNAYLQQMALSSALHRQIDFSASTELVSSDMVGSRYAGIVDSQATIAEGDHCVLYVWYDNEFGYSCQVVRVMEQMAGVVRQDLPA
- the ansA gene encoding asparaginase, translating into MQRSEHGYVPMAGFMEDCLARMPEFHRPEMPDYHIHEYAPLIDSSDMTPADWQRIAEDIRDNYDKYDGFVILHGTDTMSFTASALSFMLEDLHKPVIITGSQIPLAELRSDGQQNLLNALYIAANYPIHEVTLFFNNQLYRGNRSKKVHADGFHAFDSPNYPPLLNAGIAISLEAGELGVPSERPLVLHDITPQPIGVVTLYPGISSEVIANILQQPVKALILLSFGVGNAPQNPAMLALLSEASARGVIIVNLSQCLHGKVNMGGYATGNALSRAGVISGFDMTAEAALTKLHFLLSQNLPSHRIRELMQQSLRGELTP
- a CDS encoding YeaC family protein, translating into MSFQQGEFLQAIRQMPQEVYERLKTAVELGKWPDGKPLTDEQKATSLQAVMAWQAMHLDNPEHMNIGRDGEIVMKSKSELKRQYRDEEEIVRVDLNH